The Verrucomicrobium spinosum DSM 4136 = JCM 18804 DNA segment CCACTGAATGCGCTTGGGATGGGGAAAACACTCCCCTCGCCTCCATCATGCACGGGCCTCCCACGACCCGGTAGCCACTGTATGCCCCTGGAGCAATCTCCTGGGAATTCTCTGATTGTACGCGGCTTCGATTCACCAACACCTTGCAAAAATTTCACAAGCTCCATCCAACATTTTTTGACAACGACATGCCTCATGGGAATATAGTCGAAAGCCCTATACAACATGAGACAATTACTAGATATCCAATTCACCTCGCCCCTCAGAAAGCGAACCAGCCAGGTTGTCAGAGCCCTTTTTGCCTTGGCGCTTGGATGGATCCCCCTCTCCATCCAAGCCCAGAGCTCCGCCCTTCCCTTTGATCGCGGGGTAAAGATTGAAGTGGTCGCCTCCAAACCTGCCCCGATCCGCGGGGGCGATTGGGATGACAAGACTCAAAAAATCACCCTTCGGCTCAAGTTCACCAACGTGGACACCCGCCAGAGCTACGAGGGCCACACCGCCGTCGTATCCGCCCTCGGACAGAGCGCTGCGGATCGGGACGTCCGCATTGTCTTCCTTCAGGAGAAGGTGGACCTGCCACTGACCCCTTTGAAAAGCTGCGAACACACCTGCAAAGAGATCGTCACCAAGTTTGACAAAACCGGCGCGAAGTTCGGATATGCTTACGAAGGGTGGGTCATCCTCGTGAAGGACGCGGCCGGGAAGGTGGTGTACACGAAGTCCACCTCCCCTTCACTGGAAAAAATGCCTGAGAAAGTGGAGCAGCTCGTGGCCGGAACCTGCTTTGACCGGAATCTGGCAGTCACAAGCGGAGACCCGGTTTACACCCGCTAAGCGTGATGGACCTCCGGCGTCCGATTTGGTAGTATGGAAAACCAACCTGCCAAGGAGGCCGCCATGAGTGTCATGCTCGTACCGTTGGACTTTTCTGATGTCACCTCTCGCGGGCTTGAGGTCGGAAAGGCGCAGGGTCTCTCCTTGACGTACCGTTGGACTTTTCTGATGTCACCTCTCGCGTGATCGGAGTGGCCACCCAGATGGCCAAAGCGACCCTCGAGAGCCCCTTGCTTCTTCACGTCAGCCCACCGGAGCCTCCTTACGTTGGGTACGAACCAGTTCCGGCTTCCACCCCGATTGCCGTCGAGGTGGATCCAGAGGCGGACCGACGACAGCTGGAACTGTGGCGGGAACGCATCACCGGGCTCAACAGCAACGTAGGCACGCTCCAAATGCAGGGACCTCCCGCGGAGCAGATTTTGGTTGCCGCAGAGGAACGACGCGCCCGGATGATTGTAATGGGGACCCACCGTCACGCCGCGATTCATGATGTGCTGCTGGGAAACGTCACCCATGGAGTGCTTCACCATGCACGCTGTCCCGTCACCGTGGTCCCGGCGGCACGCACCCATCTGAATCCCGCCACCGATGACCGCCTTATCCCGGGCACGACACAGATTCACTCCATCCTCGCTCTCGTGGATTTTTCTGATCTGACGAAGTCCGTCATGAAGCAGGCGGAGTTACTCGCCCTGGCGTTCGACAGCCGGGTCACCCTTCTGCACGTCATCCCGCCCGATCCATTGGTGGTTGATTTCGCCCCGCCTCCGGGCACTGAGACGGAGGCGGAGGCTTGTCGAGCCGGCCTGGACCTGTTGAGGAAACAACTGGAAAGTGCGGGCCTGGAAGCGGACATCCTGGAGGACACCGGGCCGGTGCTCGAAGTCGTGCGGCATCAAGTGGATAAACTGGCCCCGGATTTGATCATCATGGGCTCCCATGGGCATGGCGCGCTCTACAATCTGTTCGTCGGCAGCGTTACCGCCGGGCTCCTCCATCATGCCAGCTGTCCGGTGGTCGTCGTACCCCGGGCCACCTATGAGGACCCGGGAGTGACCCTGGCCTCCTAGCCTGCAGACCTCCCCTTGGGCAGACAGCGAGAGGCCAGCATTGTTTTTTGTCCGTTTCCATTCATACTGCACCCATGTCGCCGGGTGAGGCCCACGCAGCACTTGACCTCGCTCCCCCGTTCACACGGGAGCAATTGGAGACGGCTTATCACCACGCCCTGACTTTCTGGCACCCCAGTCATTTCGCAGACGACGAGGCAGCACTGGCGGAAGCCATGAATCAGACGATCCGCATCAATGAAGCCTACCAGTTCCTGCTCCGCCCGCCGGGAGAGGAAAAGTCCCCCCTGGCAACTGCCCGGAGGTTGACCCTCCCGACCGCCCCCGTTCTTGCGGAACCCAAGGTGGAGCAGATCCCACCCCGCATTCTTGGTCCCCGCCTGCGTCTGCCTCCTGCTCCTGTCGTGGCCGCCAGCCCTGCTTTCACCCCGGTTGGCCAGAACCGCACAAACTCTGGGGGATCAGGTGTGTTGACCCCTCGTACCCCCAGCGGCACGGCCTCCAGCTTCACGCCCATGCCTCCGCCGACGGCCGTCCGGCCTGCCCCTGCGCAGGTCCAGCCCTTTCGTCTCACCATGCCCTGGATGATCGGCATCGGCGGCGTCATCGCACTGATGATCTTTTGGAGCTTCACCCAGGCAGGCCTCACGAGTCGTCTGCGACGCCCTTTTTTCGGATCAGGTGCCCCCGCATCAGGTGACAGCCGCTCATTTTCAGCATCGCTACCTCCGCGCCCCACACGTCTGCCCGCGCAGTTTGAAGGGCTCTACCAACGGGCCACGGAAAATAACGACCCGGTGGCGCAGCGCAAGCTAGGGGACAACCTCCGGTACAGTGCCGCCTACGAGGAGTCCGAGCGCTCCCAGTCCACCGCTTGGTACCGCGTGGCAGCCAGCCAGGGCGACACCGAAGCCCAACGGCAACTGGGTGATGCCTACCGATTCGGCCTGGGCGTAGCGCCTGATATGAGCCAAGCCATCGCCTGGTACCAGAAAGCCGCCTCCAACGGGGACTCCAAGGCGCGCGAGGCCCTGAAAAAACTCAAGCCACAGGATCAAGCGCTCGGGTTGCCTTGACGGGAATGTTAGCATGGCCCGATGCGTTCCCGACCAGATTTGAGCCCCATGCTCGCTCGCTTGTTTCCAGTCTTCGCCAGCCTGGCTTTGCTGGCCGGTTGCGCCTCAAAAAAAGCTTGGCAGGCGGAAGGAGTCACGGAGTTCCGTGTGCTCAACACCAATTCCGAAAAGTGCGGCTCGGTGAGCGATCCGGAAAAAGTGCGCGAGTTGCTGGGTTGCTTCTCCCGGGCCACTCCTTCCCTCGATCCCAACGGACTAAGCCGCCCTTGGACCCACAAGGTGGACCTCGTGGGCACCAGTCCGGAGTGCGATCGCTGGCTCTATTCCGACCGTACCGGTGAGTTCGTCCTCCTGTCGGTCTATGGGACCTCGGTCAAGAAGCTCACCCCATCCGATCGCGAACGGGTGAATGAACTGCTGCCGAGGAAGGTGGAAGATCCCCTGGCTGCCCTGCGCACAGACGGATAATTCTTCCGGAGCCGGGTGTCCAAAAGCGGTGCGCATTGCCTTTATTCCTGCACTCACGCCGCATCATGAAACTCCTGCCGCTTCTTTTCCTCGCAGTCGCCGTCCCTGGGACGGTGTTCCCCACCCTACAGGCAGCCCCCACCATGGAGGCGGACGTCATCGTGTACGGGGCCACACCCGGCGGGTTCTGCGCTGCCATCGGGGCCGCCCGGGAAGGTGCCAAGGTGATCCTCCTGGAACCCACGGCCCATGTCGGCGGCGTGAATACCGGAGGACTCAGCTTCAGTGACTCCAACCAGACCGTGCGCAGCACGCTGAAGGGTCTCTTTGAAGAATGGCACCTCCGGGTGGAGAAGGACTACAAAGACCGCGGCACCACCCTCAAGTATGATGTGATGGTGAAGGACCATTCCGTATGGACCTATGAGCCCAGCGTCGCCGCCCGGGTCACTCATCAGATGCTGAAGGAAGCCGGGGTGCAGGTGCTGACCAAACGACAGCTTCAGAAGGTGCACAAAAACGGGGCCGCCATCCGTGAGCTCACCACCTCCGACGGCACGTTCAAGGGCAAGACCTACATCGACGCCACCTATGAGGGCGACCTCATGGCAGCCGCAGGCGTGGCCTGGACCATCGGCCGCGAGGGGCGCAAGGCCTATGGCGAAAGCCTCGCCGGCAAACAGTACCCGAAGGCCAAGATGCCCATCTCCGGCCTCAATGACCAGGGCAAGCCCCTGCCGCTCGTCACCACCACCGATGCCGGCCCTGAAGATGAGGGGGACAAGAATGTGATGGTGTACAGCTTCCGCCTCTGCCTCACCGGGAACCCCGCCAACCGGGTGCCGTTTCCTGAACCGGTCAACTACGATCCCGCACGGTTCGAGGTCGTACGCCGCTACTTCCAGGCCACGATGAATGCACCCCTCCTCTGGGACCTGTATCCCCTGCCTGGTGAGAAGTTCGATGCCAACAACGGCATTGGCAAACAGTTCTCCATGGGCCTCGTGGGTGCCTGCAACGGCTGGAGCGAAGCCAGCCCCGCCGAGCGCGAGAAGATCTGGGAGGCTCACAAGCAATACACCCTGGAGCTGTACAAGTTCCTCACCACTGATCCTGCGGTGCCGGAGGCACATCGCCGCCAGCTTGCAGAGCTGGGTCTTTGCAAAGATGAGTTTGCCGACTATGGCCACTGGTCACCCCAGCTCTACGTTCGAGAAGGTCGCCGCATGAAGGGGATGTACTGCCTCACGCAGGCCGACATTCAGGAGAAGCCGGCCAAGGACGACGCCATCGCCGTCTCCTCGTTTCCCATCGATTCCCATGACTGCCAGCGTGTCGCCCTGCCGGATGGAGGAGTCATCAATGAAGGCACCATCTTTCCGGTGCGTCTGGAAGGCCGTCGTCATGGTCCCGCCTTCCACATCCCCTACCGCAGCATCCTGCCGCAGAAGGCGGAGTGCACGAACCTGCTCGTGCCCGTGGCCCTGTCCTGCACCCATGTGGCGATTTCCTCGATCCGCGTGGAGCCCACCTGGATGACGATCGGCCATAGCGCCGGGGTGGCGGCCGCCCTGGTCGCCCGGAGCCAGTCCCCGGCCCAAGATTTGCCGTATGCGCAGCTTCGCGAGCGCCTGCTGGCCCAGGGTCAGGCCCTTGATCTTCCCATCCTGCCCCCCCTGCCACCCGCTCCGATGGTCCCCGTGAGCATCGACCCGGCCACGCTGCCAGGCGTGGTGCTGGATGACTCCCAGGCGGAACTGACCGGCACCTGGGACCGCTCCAGCAGCTTCAAGCCCCACGTCGGGCGGGGGTATCTACACGACAATCGCCGTGGTGACGGCCAGTCCACCGCGGTCTTCCGGGTGAAACTGTCGAAGACAGGGCGCTACGATGTGCGCATGGCCTACTCCCCACATGCCACCCGCGCCACCAAGGTGCCGGTGATCATCAAATCTGGCGGGGCAGAAACGCGGCTGACCGTGGATGAAACGCAACCACTCGATCCAGGCGGTGCCTTTCGCAGCGTCGGTCAGGTGGACCTGACAGGCGACGGGACCCAGGAAACCACCATCACGATTTCCAACACGCAGACAGAGGGGTTTGTGATCCTCGATGCGATTCAGCTTTTGGAAGCATCAAAGAAGTAGCCTGCACCAGGGTCCGGACTCCTCGAACCTCTGGACACCGCCCGCATCACTCGTCACTCAGCAACCCGAGGATCCTGCGCAACTCCGGCCCAATGCGCCGGAGTTGCTCGCGATGGACAGACGCAAGCTTGCCCAGCAGCTCCTCCCCTCCCTCCGTGAGGCGGATGAGCACCTGCCGCCGGTCATCCTCAGAGGGCTCCCGGCTCACCATGCCTTCACCCGCGAGACGGTCCACCAGCCCCACTGCGCTATGGTGCTGCACCTGCAAACGCTCGGCCAACTCTCCCACGGTCGCCCACTCCCGCCCGGGATAGCCCTTGATCGCCAAGAGCGCCAGGTACTGCTGAGGAGTCGTTCCCTCAGACTTGGCCGCCTCTTCGCTAAAGCGCAGGAACTGCCTCAGGGAGAACCTGAAAGCCGCCAGCGTTTCATATTCGCGTTTGGTGAGTTTGGACGCCGCCATGGGGCAGCAGCATGCACCGCTGATCGCACTCTCGCCAGTGGTTGTTGACATATATCGCACTACGATATATGTAACACTCCTTATGCCGTCCGCCCGCCCTTTCTCCCC contains these protein-coding regions:
- a CDS encoding SEL1-like repeat protein — protein: MSPGEAHAALDLAPPFTREQLETAYHHALTFWHPSHFADDEAALAEAMNQTIRINEAYQFLLRPPGEEKSPLATARRLTLPTAPVLAEPKVEQIPPRILGPRLRLPPAPVVAASPAFTPVGQNRTNSGGSGVLTPRTPSGTASSFTPMPPPTAVRPAPAQVQPFRLTMPWMIGIGGVIALMIFWSFTQAGLTSRLRRPFFGSGAPASGDSRSFSASLPPRPTRLPAQFEGLYQRATENNDPVAQRKLGDNLRYSAAYEESERSQSTAWYRVAASQGDTEAQRQLGDAYRFGLGVAPDMSQAIAWYQKAASNGDSKAREALKKLKPQDQALGLP
- a CDS encoding universal stress protein codes for the protein MDFSDVTSRVIGVATQMAKATLESPLLLHVSPPEPPYVGYEPVPASTPIAVEVDPEADRRQLELWRERITGLNSNVGTLQMQGPPAEQILVAAEERRARMIVMGTHRHAAIHDVLLGNVTHGVLHHARCPVTVVPAARTHLNPATDDRLIPGTTQIHSILALVDFSDLTKSVMKQAELLALAFDSRVTLLHVIPPDPLVVDFAPPPGTETEAEACRAGLDLLRKQLESAGLEADILEDTGPVLEVVRHQVDKLAPDLIIMGSHGHGALYNLFVGSVTAGLLHHASCPVVVVPRATYEDPGVTLAS
- a CDS encoding FAD-dependent oxidoreductase, with protein sequence MKLLPLLFLAVAVPGTVFPTLQAAPTMEADVIVYGATPGGFCAAIGAAREGAKVILLEPTAHVGGVNTGGLSFSDSNQTVRSTLKGLFEEWHLRVEKDYKDRGTTLKYDVMVKDHSVWTYEPSVAARVTHQMLKEAGVQVLTKRQLQKVHKNGAAIRELTTSDGTFKGKTYIDATYEGDLMAAAGVAWTIGREGRKAYGESLAGKQYPKAKMPISGLNDQGKPLPLVTTTDAGPEDEGDKNVMVYSFRLCLTGNPANRVPFPEPVNYDPARFEVVRRYFQATMNAPLLWDLYPLPGEKFDANNGIGKQFSMGLVGACNGWSEASPAEREKIWEAHKQYTLELYKFLTTDPAVPEAHRRQLAELGLCKDEFADYGHWSPQLYVREGRRMKGMYCLTQADIQEKPAKDDAIAVSSFPIDSHDCQRVALPDGGVINEGTIFPVRLEGRRHGPAFHIPYRSILPQKAECTNLLVPVALSCTHVAISSIRVEPTWMTIGHSAGVAAALVARSQSPAQDLPYAQLRERLLAQGQALDLPILPPLPPAPMVPVSIDPATLPGVVLDDSQAELTGTWDRSSSFKPHVGRGYLHDNRRGDGQSTAVFRVKLSKTGRYDVRMAYSPHATRATKVPVIIKSGGAETRLTVDETQPLDPGGAFRSVGQVDLTGDGTQETTITISNTQTEGFVILDAIQLLEASKK
- a CDS encoding MarR family transcriptional regulator codes for the protein MAASKLTKREYETLAAFRFSLRQFLRFSEEAAKSEGTTPQQYLALLAIKGYPGREWATVGELAERLQVQHHSAVGLVDRLAGEGMVSREPSEDDRRQVLIRLTEGGEELLGKLASVHREQLRRIGPELRRILGLLSDE